The Streptomyces sp. NBC_00224 genome contains the following window.
CTCGTGACCACGTAAGAGAGCATCAATAGCGCGCCGCACCTTGGCGACTTCGGCCAGAATTACACGGAGGCCTGCTTCATGGGAACGGCAGGCGAGCGGTGTGCAGGCGCGGATCAAAACGTGCGGTGGATTCCTGCTGGAGGGAATCTTGAATCGCGCGGACTCTTGATAATCCCCGGTTCCGCAAGGGGATGCAATATGCTCAAGTCACCACGCCGCAGGCGTTGCTGCGCAGGCCCGACGGATCCCGCGAGGAACTCGCTGACCTGCTAGAAGTACGCGATCCGGGCTCGGGTTGCGGCCGGTCGGCCGGGACCCTGAGGGCCACGCCGTACGAAGGTATACACGAAGCGCGCCCGTGCAACCGCGGAACTTTCGCAGTCGAACACCTTGCGCACCCACCACCGCGCGGCAACTCCACGCACGGCTGCTTACTGGTGTCACCTTACCTTTTTCCGGGATTGCTGTCCGTTATCTTTTCCGTGCACATTCCCGCCTCACCGGCCTATGAGTGAAGCAGGGGAATCCCGTGATCGGGCATCCGATTAACGTGCGGGTGAAGGCGTTCTCGGAACGTCAATATGTTCAACGAGAGCAATGTGCGGGCGAGGGTGCGAGCGGCGCTCCGGCCGCACGCGAACGGCGCGCCACCGGGGAGAACTACCCGGTGGCGCGCCGTGATTGTGCCGGACGTCACCCCGACTGGGGCGAGGGACGCGGAGTTGACTGTTCCTATTCGCCCAGGATCGTCAGATCGGTCCGGCTGAGCCGGTCGGGGGCGGCCCGCATGTCGATGCCGGTGATCCGCTCGTCCACGATCGTGAAGCCGAAGACGACCCGCGGCCGTCCGCGCGGCGCCCACACCGCGCCCACGGACCCGTCCACCAGAGCCAGTTGGGCGTAACGGGCCCGCCCCGAGAACGTCTTCGCCACCGACGTCGCGCCCCGCACCTCCGTCGGCGCGCCCACCGCCACCGCCTCCGGGTCGGCGTGCAGCACCACATCCGGGTCGAGCATCGCGATCAGCGTGTCGAAGTCGCCGCCGCGCGAGGCGGCGAGGAAGGAGTCCACTATCCGCCGCAGCCGGTCCGGGCCGTCGTCCGGCACCGGGTCGACGCTCTGCACCCGGACCCGCGCCCGGCCCGCGAGTTCGCGCGCGGCGTCCGGCCCGCCGACGCCGACGATCGGCGCGATCTCCTCGTACGGCAGACCGAAGAGGTCGTGCAGGACGAACGCCATCCGCTCGGCCGGGTCCAGCGTCTCCAGGACCACGAGCAGCGCCAGGCCCACCGAGTCCGCCAGCAACTCCTCGTGGGCCGGGCCCATCCGGGCCAGGTCCGCCGCAAGCGCGTCGGGCACCGGGGCCGCCAGGTCGTCCGGCGCCCGGCGCGCGGCCGGCACCCGCGGCAGCAGGGGCGCCTGCGGGGAAACCGTTCTGCGCGTGCGCAGCCGGTCAAGGGAGACGTTCGCGACCACCGTCATCAGCCAGGCGGGCAGGCCCCGGACACCCTCGTCCGTGGCGTCGTCGCCGCTGTCGATGATCTGTAACCACGCTTCCTCGACGGCTTCGTCGGCCTCGTTCAGCGACCCCAGCATCCGGTACGCCACGGCCCGCAGATGCGGGCGGCTCTCCTCGAAACGCCGCGCCAGCCATTCGCCGTCGTCCATCGGTCACATTCCTTCGTCGCGCTCCGTCAGTGAGTGACGAACGCGTCACGGTCACACCCTCTGGCCACGTTCCGTCATACCAGTGACGAACAAAACCCAGCTCATGTGACAGGAAGAGGTACCCCGATCGAGTCGAGGCGATCGGGTCGTACAGGGGAGGCCCCTCGAACAGACCGAGTTCGACAGAGCCCTGAGCGCCGTACGGCTGCGCAGGGCTCCCGACCCTTAGCGAGCAGTCATGACGACGCATCCTCCATCACCGAGGCAGTCCACCGAGGAGCCGCCGCCCCCATCCACGACGTCGTTCGCCCACAAATACGCGAGGGCCGTCGCCGGCCGCCGCGCCAAGTGGGCCGTCCTCGTGCTGTGGGTGCTGCTCATCGGCGTGGGCGGATCCCTGGCGGCCAAGCTCGGTGACGTCCAGAACAACGAGGCCCAGACCTGGTTGCCGAAGAACGCGCAGGCGACGCAGGCGGTGAAGATCGCCGAGGACTACTTCCAGGACAAGGGCCGGCTCGGCTCCGTCGTCGTCTACGCGCGCGACAGCGGCCTCACCGACGCCGACCTGGCCAAGGTCAACAGCGACCGCGCCCAGTTCGTCACGGACAAGCTCGCGGCGGCGGAGGTCCCCCAGGTCACCATCGCCTCCGACAAGAAGGCCGCGTTCCTCAGCGTGCCCATCAAGTCGGACAAGAGCGACAACAGCGTCCTCGGCGACGGTGTGAAGGACCTGCGCAAGGCGGCGGAGAAGAACGCGCCGGACGGCCTCGACGTCCGGATCACGGGCCCGGCGGGCAGCATCTCCGACTTCATCGATGTCTACTCCGGCATGGACGGCGCGCTGATGGGCGCCACGCTCGGACTCGTCGCGATCTTCCTGCTGTTCACCTACCGCAGCCCCATCCTCTGGCTGATCCCGCTGCTCTCGGTGGGCCTGGCCAGCCAGGTCGCCAGCGCCGTCGTCTATCTCCTCGCCAAGCACGCGGGGCTGACGGTCAACGGGCAGAGCGCGTATGTGCTGATCGTCCTTGTTCTGGGCGTCGGCACCGACTACGCGTTGCTGCTGATCGCCCGATATCGCGAGGAACTGCACCGCCACGAGGACCGGCACGAGGCGATGGTGTACGCGCTGCAACGCTGCCTGCCCGCGATCACGGCGTCCGCGGCGACCGTGGGCATCGCCACGCTCTGCCTGGTGTTCGGCTCGATGAACTCCACCCGGGGCCTCGGCCCGGTCGTCGCCCTCGGCGTCGTCATCGTCTACTTCGCGATGACCACGCTGCTGCCCGCGTTCCTGGTGATCCTGGGCCGCTGGGTGTTCTGGCCGTTCACCCCGCGCTACTCGGCGGAGTACGTGGACGCGGCCGTCGAGAAGGAGCACGGCTTCTGGGGGAAAATCTCCGGCTTCGTGGGCCGCAGGCCGCGCCCGATCTGGATCGGCACGGTGGTCGTCCTCGGGGCGCTGGCGTTCGGCGCGATGTCGCTGTCCACCGGGCAGACCCAGGCCGAGCAGTTCACCAAGAAGGTCGACTCGGTGGCGGGCCAGGAGCTGCTGTCCGAGCACTTCCCGGCCGGCTCGTCGGCGCCCGCCGACGTGTATGTCAAGGACGCGGGCGCGGCCGCCGCGCTCTCCACGGTCCAGGGCGTGCCCGGCGTCACCAGCGCGACCTCCGTGGCGTCCAAGAACGGCTGGACGCACATCGAGTCCGTCCTGAAGAACGCGCCGGACACCCAGGCGGCCCGGAAGACCGTCGACCGTATGCGCACCGCCCTCGACGGCAGCTCCGGCGAGGCCAGGGACGCGGTGGTCGGCGGCCAGACCGCGATCGCGCTGGACACCTCCGACGCCCAGGGCAAGGAGGAGAAGGTACTGATCCCGCTCATCCTCGCGGTGGTCCTGATCATGCTGATCATCCTGCTGCGGGCACTGGTGGCGCCGCTGATGCTGCTGCTGTCCGTGGTGCTCTCGTACACCGCGGCGGTGGGAACCGCGGCGCTGCTGTTCCACGCCATCGGGTATCCGCGGATCGACCGGGGGCTGCTGCTGTTCGGCTTCCTGTTCCTGGTCGCCCTCGGTGTCGACTACACCATCTTCCTGATGACCCGGGCCCGCGAGGAGGTCGGCAAACGCGGCCACCGCGACGGCATCCTCACCAGCCTCACCGTCACCGGCGGTGTGATCACCTCGGCGGGCCTCGTCCTCGCCGCCACCTTCAGCGTCCTCGCCGCGATCCCGACGGTGGCCTCGCTCCAGCAGGGCCTGCTCGTCGCGGTCGGCATCCTGCTGGACACGTTCATCGTCCGCAGCCTGCTGATCCCGGCGCTCGCGCTTGAGCTCGGCCCGAAGTTCTGGCGCCCGGGCCATCCCGAGCGCGACGAGGCGGACCTCCCGGTCAGGCCGCACGCCGAATCGGCGCGTCTGGGCTGACCCCGTACGTACGGCGCACGCACCGGCTCGTACGTGCGGTCCTCGATCGCGGGCGCATCGCTTCCTCGGGGGAGCGGTGCGCCCGTGCGCGTGTCCGGGGCCGGTCCGGAACCCCAGCGTCACACTTTCGCGGGCCGGATCGTCAGTGTGGCGACACTTCAACCAAGGAGGAGCCATGACGTCGCCCATCCTGGTGACCGGCGGCACGGGCACGCTGGGACGACTGGTCGTCTCACGGCTGCGGGACGCCGGTTCCGACGTCCGGGTGCTCAGCAGGAAGAGCCGCCCGGCCGAGAACGGCATCGCGTACGTGACCGGCGACCTGGCCAAGGACCAGGGCATCGGCCCCGCGGTCGACGGCGTCCGGGCGCTCGTGCACTGCGCCAGCGACAAGAAGGGCGACGCCGACGCCACCCGCAACCTGGTCCGCGCGGCCGAGAAGGCGGGGGTCGCGCACCTGGTCTACATCTCCATCGTCGGCGTCGAGGACGTCTCCTTCGGATACTTCAAGTCCAAGCTGGAGTCGGAGCGGGTGGTCACCGAGTCCGGGCTGCCGTGGACGCTGCTGCGGGTCACGCAGTTCTACGACTTCATCCTCAACGGGGCCCAGAAGGCGAAGAAGCTGCCGCTGGTCCCGGTGCCCTCGGGCTTTAGGGTGCAGCCGATCGACCCCGAGGAGGTGGCGGTCCGGCTCGCCGAGCTGGCCCTGGACAAGCCGGCCGGGCGGGTGCCCGACCTGGTGGGGCCGCAGGCCACCGACGCGGTCGCGATGATCCGTGCGTATCTGAAGGCAGTCCACAAGGGCGCCCCGGTGGTGCCGCTGTGGATGCCCGGCATCGGGAAGATCCGCTCCGGCGGGCTGCTGCCGAAGGGCCCGAAGGACGGGTACGACACGGCCCGGGTGACCTGGGAGGAGTTCCTCGCCACGAAACTCGGCTGACGGCGGGCGGCGGCGGACCACCTGGCGAGGGGGCCCCGCCCCGGACGCCGGGCGGCGTCCGGGGCAGGGAACGGGAAGACAATTTCATATGAAATGACCGAACTGGATACCGAACATCCAAGATCTGAACTTGATGTGACTTGTCCCATAGGCTGGGTTTCGCAGTACGTGACGACGGGCCCGGCGGAGGAATGTGACCGATGGACGAGACCGAACGGCTGGCGGAGCGCTTCGAGGCGTACCGCCCCCATCTGCGGGCCGTCGCCTACCGGATGCTGGGCTCGCTGAGCGAGGCCGAGGACGCCGTGCAGGAGTCCTGGTTCCGGCTCAGCCGCTCGGACGTGAACGCGGTGGAGAACCTGGGCGGCTGGCTGACCACGGTCGTCGCGCGCGTCTGCCTGGACATGCTGCGCTCGCGCGAGTCGCGGTGCGAGGACCTGCTGGGCGAGCGGCCACCGCCCGCCCTGCACGGTGCGCACGAGAGCGCCGACCCCGAACAGGAGGCGGTACTCGTCGACTCGGTCGGCCCCGCGCTCCTCGTGGTGCT
Protein-coding sequences here:
- a CDS encoding SDR family oxidoreductase, with translation MTSPILVTGGTGTLGRLVVSRLRDAGSDVRVLSRKSRPAENGIAYVTGDLAKDQGIGPAVDGVRALVHCASDKKGDADATRNLVRAAEKAGVAHLVYISIVGVEDVSFGYFKSKLESERVVTESGLPWTLLRVTQFYDFILNGAQKAKKLPLVPVPSGFRVQPIDPEEVAVRLAELALDKPAGRVPDLVGPQATDAVAMIRAYLKAVHKGAPVVPLWMPGIGKIRSGGLLPKGPKDGYDTARVTWEEFLATKLG
- a CDS encoding MMPL family transporter; amino-acid sequence: MTTHPPSPRQSTEEPPPPSTTSFAHKYARAVAGRRAKWAVLVLWVLLIGVGGSLAAKLGDVQNNEAQTWLPKNAQATQAVKIAEDYFQDKGRLGSVVVYARDSGLTDADLAKVNSDRAQFVTDKLAAAEVPQVTIASDKKAAFLSVPIKSDKSDNSVLGDGVKDLRKAAEKNAPDGLDVRITGPAGSISDFIDVYSGMDGALMGATLGLVAIFLLFTYRSPILWLIPLLSVGLASQVASAVVYLLAKHAGLTVNGQSAYVLIVLVLGVGTDYALLLIARYREELHRHEDRHEAMVYALQRCLPAITASAATVGIATLCLVFGSMNSTRGLGPVVALGVVIVYFAMTTLLPAFLVILGRWVFWPFTPRYSAEYVDAAVEKEHGFWGKISGFVGRRPRPIWIGTVVVLGALAFGAMSLSTGQTQAEQFTKKVDSVAGQELLSEHFPAGSSAPADVYVKDAGAAAALSTVQGVPGVTSATSVASKNGWTHIESVLKNAPDTQAARKTVDRMRTALDGSSGEARDAVVGGQTAIALDTSDAQGKEEKVLIPLILAVVLIMLIILLRALVAPLMLLLSVVLSYTAAVGTAALLFHAIGYPRIDRGLLLFGFLFLVALGVDYTIFLMTRAREEVGKRGHRDGILTSLTVTGGVITSAGLVLAATFSVLAAIPTVASLQQGLLVAVGILLDTFIVRSLLIPALALELGPKFWRPGHPERDEADLPVRPHAESARLG
- a CDS encoding sigma-70 family RNA polymerase sigma factor, which codes for MDDGEWLARRFEESRPHLRAVAYRMLGSLNEADEAVEEAWLQIIDSGDDATDEGVRGLPAWLMTVVANVSLDRLRTRRTVSPQAPLLPRVPAARRAPDDLAAPVPDALAADLARMGPAHEELLADSVGLALLVVLETLDPAERMAFVLHDLFGLPYEEIAPIVGVGGPDAARELAGRARVRVQSVDPVPDDGPDRLRRIVDSFLAASRGGDFDTLIAMLDPDVVLHADPEAVAVGAPTEVRGATSVAKTFSGRARYAQLALVDGSVGAVWAPRGRPRVVFGFTIVDERITGIDMRAAPDRLSRTDLTILGE